The following is a genomic window from Phaseolus vulgaris cultivar G19833 chromosome 6, P. vulgaris v2.0, whole genome shotgun sequence.
GGTAACCTCCACATATTTCACCCTCATAATGTGCTCCTGTTGACCACACAACCAGACCCTTTCCTGTCATTTTCTCACCTTCCCAATCACCCTCATACACTGTTCCATCTGACCATGTGTACTTTCCCTTGTCATGGGGAAGTATGCCCTTTATCATACCTATGTAGACATCCCCATTTGAAAAGGACTTCTCATCAAACCTAACATTAACAAGAAACAGTGAAATCATGCTACAAGCTTAAGGCGAAGTTGCACTCAAAGGGGTATTAAAAACAGAACACAAGAGTGCAGCAGAGAGAGAGTTTTCATGAATTTTACCTTCCACTATCCTCCATGAATTGCACTCCTTTCTCTGATCTAGATCAGTATTAGGACGAGAATAAGATGtaccattttttttacttaaaggTTAAGCATGCTGTGAATCTGTGATAAGTAAATTCATCTCCTTTCACCAGTCTCACAACATTATTGCAGATGATGAACTCTGGGACATGCACAAACATCATAAATGAGTTTCAAAATGCAAGGAAGAAAAACTTGAAGTAAAAGGATTTCTTAGAAGGAAGAACTTAAGTAGTTTTCCTTTTACTGAAAATGATTTCTGAGATCTTCCAACAAATTACCATAAAAGAATCTTCCTCTCTCGGACAAATTGTTGTGTGATAGTCAAATGGAATCAAGAAAAACAACTAAATAAGGACTTCCAAGAAGGGAGACTTTCCCCATTGCTGTAAGGAAGAGGACCATGAAGTATGGATTTATATCAATAGGAGGAAAGTACAACTTCATTTTTAATTACAGATTCTGAGTTTTCTTTTCAACAGCTTTCGCAGAAAGTCCAATTTTCGACACCTTTACAGAAAGAGAGAGATATTGCAGAATCATGGTTTTTTCCCTCATATCTTTAGATTCGAATCCTCCAGAGTTTTAAAATAACTTCTAGATGGTACAGTTGTACATCTAATTCTTTATATCTGTTACATcagttttcattttaatataaaatgaaacGTTTTCTCTATTTAAAGTTTCATGCAGTTTGTTTAAAACTGCAGAGAATCTCAATCACATTTTCACACATACTATGTCTAAGGTGGAATGACAGAGCTTGCACCAATGGATTACATCTGCAGATGCTATGCTTATTTGTAATTTAGAATGAATATAAGGGTAAACCCAGAACTATCACTACATCATTTAAATTAAACAATAAGCCAAATTCTAAAAACATGTTTGAATAAACTAGTATATGAATAAACCACTGCTAAAGAAGAAATTGAATATGATTATCAGATCCAGTCCAGAAAACTAAATCAGAAGTTaaaaaagtagttttttttaaagaaagagATAATGTAGAAATAACCCCACTTGCACTTACCATCTACATAAAATGGGTAAACTAATATTGAACCAGATATGCAACTGGGTTAGTTCCATAATTCAATAAAAGAGTCACTGATTGATGTTATGAACCTTAAGTGTATTGCATAACAATGAAAAAACACGTTGAATTAAACAGTGAACAAACTGAAATAATTCTTTACAGGAATAATAACCATTGAACTGACCTTGGAAGGATGCACAGAAGATCAATATTATGTATCCAAAAGTCTCAAACTAAGAAGAACTTCCCAAGAATCAAAACCTCAGACAAACAAAAACTACAACCTTTGCAAAACAAAATGCTTCTACAAGAGTCCCAGATCCTCCTCAGATAAAGCTTCAGGATTCCTCATATATAACCTTGCTAGATTCTctttcaaagagcttttggtTGTGAAGTTGTGAACCAGTTATTTGAGAAGTTTATTCAAACGATCACCTTAGTTTATTGAAACAGTTCAATTTAATTAGTAAAGTTTGAGATATTTAGCATATGTATGTACAGTGCCCTTTATTTGTATctttatttgtatttctatcAGTGTTTGTGCTACATGGACGAGTTGTTTTGCTGTCAGTTAGCAACCTGAAATGGAGACACCTCAACCATCAAACATTCTCTGTCTTATATAATCATCTTGTCTCCTTGTAATGTCTTATTCTTATTTTCGTCGTTTGCTAAATAAGTTATTAATTGTCACTAACTACTTTCAAATGTAAACCCACTTCCCATTAAAGTTTAAATTCGCTTTTTCTTCTGAATAAAGTtgaattcataaaataaaatgccaTGCAATGCAAATAGTAGTTCTGTATCTGATCTTTTATGCAAGATCACGAAAGGGACAAAAGGCCACCGCAGAACCatattcttctcaacatgcattctTGCTTTATCCTATTCCTTTCATATTACCCAAATGTTGCATCTACCTAATCACTATTATAATAACTTAATCACTTTCATCTGCCATCTGTGTTTCAACTACATATACAGATATCAACAAAAACTATGTTGCATTAagattatcatattttattagtagaataaaattgttaactaatactacaagaaaatcattaaataaaaatcaaaatttaaggataaaaaataattaattaatatattgactaaattatatatttaaaagtttGATTGTATCTAgagtgatttctattattaataaaaatttattataaataaataaataaataaaataaaatttattattcttGTGATTAGTTTGGTTAGTAAGTAACTAAAACTCTGGTAGTTAATgtttaaatatcaaatttagaaactattttataaacttttattaataatagaaactaattttagataccaataatttttttagtttataaaattgtctctaatttaatcaaatagtaataggttattttggtctctaaaactagtttttatttaatatttttttttagtataaatcTTGTTAAATTGTCACACGTTCTTGGTGTTTGAAAAGAAGTTAATCATATAAGtgcattattaaaaaaaaacaacagtATTGactacttattttatttaattcgaGACCACTTATTGACTCTTCTGCTTCATCCAAGTAATGAAAAATGACTAAGTTGCAttatttgaatataatttaatcatctttattttttaattaaatgttttaattagCTAGGTAATTTccttaaaacttaactttttaaatattacatCTTTATAAAAGATAAATGTATACTTTGTAATATCTTGATTTAGAAAATAATGCTGCACATATGATTGCAGGTCcattgagagaaaaaaaaaatatctgcCTCAATAATTGAGGTTTTCTTTTCTGTGTTTGCAAACTTGGACTATTAATATATACAAGAAAAAATACTTGTTagtgtaattaatattttaggaCTTTAGGGCAAATTCTCCATGCACATTCATATCTTCTCCtgtatctttatttatttttttataatttcaacaatacttttttgaatattttttttttaatttcaacaataCTCTTTTGAGTATGCTGGAGAGTGCGATGCATTCTTCTACATTTTCAAATGATAATAGTTGCTTGTGGTAAATGTTAGTAGTCAGTTTTGTAGTGTTTTTAGTGGTGGTGGTTGTGTTTCCGTTTATTTTTTCGGAAATCAAAAAActcaaaaatatgtaaaaatggagtacaaaactgaaaagaaaaatatcttAACACTAGAGAATGTCGAATATAACAAATCTTTTAGTCAACCTTCTCACACACTCAAATTCAAATGATGAAATTACTTTCTCAAACACGACACCCAGAAAAGTATAATGATGTAGAGGTACAGTTGAGATTGTTTAAAGATGTTAGATTATGCTtcatctaaaattatttaaaaaaatttaaaaagttgaaACGACTTTCACAATTAATATGAAAGTGAATGGAGagaaaattcttaaaaagtttGAAACCGAATTTCACAATTAACAGCGTGTCTACCAATTTTACCATAGCGACTTACTCAGCATAATAACCAAATTATGGAGGTGGAGAAAAATTTGCCTTGTTTTAGCCATTGTCTTCATTAGTTAAATATTAGTCCTTTAATTGTGTTATTTTGGGCATCATCTTACATGGATCAATGACTCTTTATGTGGAAGTTAAACACAAccaatactaaaataaaattaagacaAGTCCCCTGAACCTTTTACATTCACCTGCATCCCAATTTGTTGATCTTCATCTTTCTAGATCTTCCACTGTAAATAGCAAATTTATTTTACACGAAACGAAGCCTTCTTTGTGTTACAAACTACATCTGATTCAGATTCAACACTCTCAGCCTTGTGTTGTTGAATATTTAGGTTCCTATCTTCATCTTGTGCTTTATCTGATTTGTTCAGAGATGAAAAGGAAAGTGGCTTGATTCCCACTAAGTCAGGATCGGGTGAAAACTTATATGGTAGCTTGCTCTGCTTCATCTTTCTAAAAGTAATTGAAATTCTATGAAAGACAAATTAAAAGGGCCTTTAGAAAATCATACATAAAACAGGAGAAAGGAATTTTGAGTGCATTTGACAGATTAAAAAAAGGACCTTTTTGATGACACAGATGGAATACAGTGCTTAGCAGTGTCAGCTCCATGGCCTTTCAAAACAAACACTGACCTACATGATCAAAATGGTCATTAGTTGTCTAAACAATGACAAATAGTATCTTGATATGGTATTGTTAATGTGACTCATATGTTGTGATGTCTGTTGCATCCCCAGTTGGTTACATGATAAGAAGTTTGTGTTGAGATTATTTATATAAGAGTCGGAATATCTTGAagtgtttcattttattttatttattctttgccgataaaaaaaaatcataaacataaTCAAACAACCACAATATTTAGTCAGAAACACAAAGCTACCAGAAAAAATAGAGGTTGTGATCAAAAGTTTATCTGATTGGAAGTGAAGAGAGGGGAATGGAAGCTTACCCAACAGGCAAAGAAATGGATACAGGACCTGCAAACTCTCCAGCACTAACAATTTGCAAATTTGAaccaaataatattttacactCGCTCAAGAATGACACTGTGTAGAATGGCCTCACAAAATCACGATGATCAATGTGAGGAGGAATGCAATCTCCTTCTTCATATATGTTCACAATGCAACTATCAGGAATGCATGAGGAAGGAACTATATTCCACCTAATCATCCTCTTTATAATTTGCTTGAACACAGGTGGTAATGGATCAACCTCTTCATCTCTCATTATGCCAGGAGGGTTGCCACTTCTATCCTGCAGTGTTTTACAAAAGCAAATAAGCAAAAAAGTCAAATAAGAGTGAGAAAAGGAGGAAATTATGTCCTACCACTGCATAATTGTAGCAGCAGCCAAATTGTATTGTGACACGTCCCTTACCACGCATCCACTTTCTTGGTTCAGAATATGTTCGATCTGTAAGACACAAAACACATAAATTTTTCACCAGAGTAGATATACTCTTTTACTACAAGTACAAGTGGTTAAAGTAGACTTTGAGGTATGTTAAATCATAGTATCTACTCCCAGAAACAGATTGCGATATGCTAAACAAGAGGCAATACGTTGCCATACTCTTGAATGGAACGTGCTTAAAGAGATTTTGATGTATTATGGGGTTCTGCATGAAGAGTATATGTACTACTCAAGTAAAACCAGTCAGATGAGATGCATGTTAAAGGAACAATTGAGCTCACATTTAGTTCCACACTTCATAAACTTGAAGACCAAATGGTCCTTTTGAATCTTAGCTCTAATTTTAGGACTGCAAGAATAAACTTAAAAAGTGCAACAAACATGTGCATAAAccttaaaatatgaaaatcaaAAGACTGAATCACTGAATTGTAGAATttagaaacagaaaaaaaaaaaacaagaagcACCACAGCCCTCACACACCTTTAAGTTTCCCTTCTTTTCCCCTCCATTGCAATCTATACATCCACTCAACAATTTTCTTCTGCTCCAGCGCATTGAAAACTTCAGTGTGAAGTTCAAGTCCCTGTACCACATTTATGCGTCTACCATTTACCTTTTCAACAAAGGTAAAGTCCTTTCTGCAGCAAACCAGAGAATACCtgattttctcctttttttccTCAGATAACCCATTTTCAAATGAAGAATCTTCACAAATCCCATCATTTAACAACAGCTCAAAATCAGATTGCTTGCACCCCACCAAACATTTATTCACTGAAGTAGCAGAATCACGCCTCTGTGAAGAGTTCCTCGGATTATCCCATTGTTTTCCAGTCAAAGACTGTGAATTTGAAGCACTACCATTTAAGGGCATGTCCAGAGAATACTCAAAGCCTGCATCCGTTGACCAAGTTTCATCCAACTTTCCTGAAAAAAACGATTACCAACATGCAGACATCAGGCTATAGAAGCATATGTATGATACCCATAGTCTTAATTCAGATAAACATGCATAATTTACTAAAAAAAGAAGGCAAAAAACTGAAATTGAGTTGAAAGTTCAGAAGCAAAAGCAAGTAACATGTTATGGTATACTTATATCAAAACAAAAGAAGCAATGATGAGTTACTAATGAAACGAAAATAAAGAGAATGAAGTGTTTGATACTTTTGCGTAGAGTTGTGATTCGAGAATGAAGAAGATGTTGGCACTTGGAACAGAAGTCATGAGAGAAGAGATCCAAGATGTCATCTTTCTTCAAAGATCTGAGAAACTCCATGGATAGAGCATAGATCATCACCCACTGTTAAGGGTGTTTGCCAAGTCAAGAGGCAGTGCTTACCAAGTCAAGTCTACGGAGAGAgaatatgaattatttatacaaatgaaagagaaagagaaatttaattatatgtcaatAAATGAAGATAATTCGACATGCATAAGGTAAAGACAAAGGTTTGCAACATTAATATTTACGAACATATATTTGTTATacattcttttattattattaataataataattgtataGAACATTCTTTCTTTGTTAAACAATGGAATTTGTATATTCTATAGTTAATAATTATGCATGCTTTACTTGGGTTGAGGTTAAAGTAAGGTTCCCTTATATTGCTTCTCATCAAGCAAGATATCTTTATATTTCCAAACAAAAAACATGTTTCTAAAATGAAAACATTTCTTTCCCCTTCTTTAAATTTTACTGAAAATTtcgttaatatttttttataagtagtgtatattttatttcatgttatttaattattttattaatgttcAATATCTAAAAAAAAGTAATCATCCTAAAAacttaattgaaaataatttttctttactgaaattaaaatcttatctcattaatacaaaataattgtttaataatattatatggaACTTCTATAATGAATGacatcaaacatcatgtgtcaatactgtagaacaacaaaatagtatagttgaaaggaaacatggtGATATATTAAATGTAGTAAGAGTTCTCATGATACAATCTCATCTAACCAAAATTTATTTGTCATATTGTGTGATACATGTTGCGcatattataaatatgttttcaacACCTGTTTTAAACAATTATTCTTCTCATGAAATGTTTTACAAAATTGCATCagattttaattgattaaaggTGTTTTGGATTTTTATGCTATGATAACACTTTgccaacaaacaaacaaaaaacttGATCCAATAGCATCAAAAGAATATGTTGAGCtgaatattcaatcaagatAAATTTTTGAGTCTAAAGATGTTGTCttctatgaacatgtttttctaTATCAAATGGTTCAAGATACTACCAATGAAATTAACCGTGctaatgataattttttatttttttttaaaatcaaccTGTTTTGAGCCAACCTCACAAGCCATTCTTGCACTCaatgataatgataaaaataacagTAACTATGAATCAAACATTGAGGATCATgacacaaaacaaaattttgatcAGATTAGCATGTCCGAATGAGTACCGGAATAAAAAGATCACTTGAGTATctaaaggattatcattgtaatcttaatgcttccaatacatcttcaaaagttaaatatcctttgaattttgttttatcttaCAAAAATTTATCACTTCTTACACATCTttttgttatgtctctttcttcatAAGTTGAGTCAAACTATTTATTCCAAAGCTATGAAACATGACTATTGGAGAAAAGTTATATAATATGAAACTTTTGCATTGAAGTATTTATTCCAAGTTGAgttttatcaatattttaaaaggaaactatttttttataatttttaattatttttctttatacatATACGTAAtctatattttgtatttttttattctaacaTTTGTTAACTATTTGTTTTacattttacttaaaaaatgaTTAATGAGTATAGTGTCCATATACATTCAAACCATCAactttaattaaagaaaaaaaaatattctttctcTTCTATTCATCtcaattctttttttataatatataaattaattttaattatacaataaaGAATGTTATGTACATAGCATacaacatatataagaaaatcaaaatatatattatatacgaTAATAGTTCTGATTAGATATTAGTTGTTATTATGATGAAATTAAGCATCCAAAAATTTTAgtataatttgttattttttaattacatatttgATTTCATGTTATTCACATATTTTATCAATGGTTAATatctttaaaaattacttttgttTGTTTGAATCATAGTTTCCTCATTGTTCATATTTAAAAAGTTTTACTGAAAATGAATTATCACTGGTGAAAGAAAAAATGGAGCTATCATCGTCGTTTGGAATGCGTTTTCGCCACTCTGCGATTCCTTCTCCTCTCGCAATTCCCGCCTCCGCGTCCACGGCGGAGCCACTCAGCCAAACTCCGCCGCACAGAAACTCCGTCAAACTCCGAAGCTCCAAACCCTTCCCCTCCGCAAGAAAATCAGCCACACTTGAAATTCAGCGCTCTTCCGATTTGCCCTCGGCTCTCGCTAGGTTTTCTCTTTCACCGCTTCGCCGTCGTCTCACTATTCCTTCTTCCTTCAACATTTTCTCACTCTCTATCTGTGATTTTCAGGCTAGGAGAAACGTTGACCGTCAAAGACCTCAATGCCGCTCTTTATCACTTTAAAAATTCCAACAAATTCAACCACATCTCTCAGGTTCTCGCTTCTTCTTCTCGTTGCGTATAAACTACAAACAGCTTTTGGAGAAATGAATGTAAATTAACATTTACAGATTAACTacagataatttattttatttttatcaatgcATCGTTATTTTGTTCCGCGATGTTTTTACTGTTACTGCAATTGCATTTGCAGCTCTTTAAGTGGATGCAAGAGAACAACAAGCTTGATGTTTCGTCTTATTCTCATTACATGAGGTTCATGGCGAATAATCTTGACGCTGCTGAGATGTTGCAACTGTACCATAGCATTCAAGATGAATCGGCCAGGAAAAATATCCTTGTGTGCAACTCTGTTCTTGGTTGTTTAATCAAGAAAGGCAAGTTTGATTCCGGTATGAAACTCTTTCGGCAGATGCAGCTAGATGGTCTAGTTCCTGATCCTGTTACCTATAGCACGGTATGGCATTTTATTCTTAATCTTGTGACATGCTTTCCTTACATCTTTGAAAATGAGCTGTTGTTAATTAATTCAGCATGCTTGAAGTTATAGCTTTAAAATCATACAACGCTTTGATCCTATCAAACTCCCACTCAAACGGATCCTACAGCTAGGCATTGTCCCAATAAGATTATCGCTCACTATAGGACAGTACTAAAGGCCCACGAAATCGGCTCATTTCTTTGGTTTGATGATCGTTCTTCTTGGCTTGTTGTACCCTTGAGCAGTAACATAGATTGGGCCTTCTCCAGTAGACTTTCTATTCGTAACAGGTTCCTTATGATATTAGTTAATTTAGCATGCTTGAAGTTTTGACTTTAGAGAAGAGGGAAATAGAAGGTGCCTATTATTTCATATTCTCTACTTGATTTCCTGTCTAAAAGTGTTGACTTTTTATGTTTTAGGCATTTACATGGTTCTAACTTTAGGATTTAATATTTTCCTGTTTTCTGATTTTGGTCGTTCTCATCTTTAGCTTCTTGCAGGTTgcattaaaatagaaaatggcTATCCTAAGGCATTAGAGTTAATTCAGGAATTGCAACACAGTAAACTGCAGATGGATGGTGTAATTTATGGGACAATTCTGGCAGTGTGTGCTTCCAATGGTAAATGGGAAGaagcagaaaaatattttaaccagATGAAGGATGAAGGTCACTCACGAAATGTTTATCACTATAGCTCTTTGCTCAATGCTTACTCAACATGTGGCAACTACAAAAAAGCTGATATATTATTTCAAGATATGAAATCTGAAGGGTTAGTACCAAACAAGGTTTGTTTTCCCTGTCATTTACTAATTTTTAGATTACAACTTGTGTATTGTTATTTATGGCTATTAAATCATGTTTTAGGATGTTTATGAATGGCCTTTGATAATATTACACAGGCATGACTATTGTTCGCTAtgatttaaaattgatattggGACACTTAGGATATCTTAACCTCATGCCAGATACATGATGCAGAATTGTAGATGGAACAAATTGGGATTTTTTCTTCAATGGAAGCAAGTATGcttatcatttaaaataataaaatattattaaaggaTTGATTTTATGTGGATTGATACAAGTATCAACTACTACAAAATCAATATTGTTTGTGAAAACTAAAATCAACTGGAAAATATTGAGAATTACAAACTAATGCAGATAAAGGAAACTAAAATTGCAACTATGGCAACCATTATATCAGTTCAATGAGTAAAACAAGTGGGGCatgaaacaataaaaaatatttgaagtgGATTGTCCTTGACTTTTAACCTTTACCGAattgcttatttttttaaaatttgaaatcaagaaaataataaattgccTCCGAGAAAAGTAGGGGAGGAAAATATCTGCAGCTTCCTCAGTCTAACATGTCGATATAGTTTAGCCTAGAAGCGGAATATTAAAACCAGTTCGAACAACAAAGTACAAAACTGAAGTTGTTCATCCTTCTCAATGCCATAAATCTTGTTTAATCTATGGTGTGATGAGGGCCTACTAGCATTCGTAAGCTATTTTTTTTTGGCTTATAATCACTAATATGGGTTGGACAACGGTGCTTATAGTGTAAAATCATTTATGTGACTTTGCCTATCAGTTAAAGACATAGTAGGCTCATCACATAGTGTCTAGGCCTCTATGACTAAATCATGTAGTTTTCAATCCTTACCACTTCTGTTCTTCTAATCAAAACATGAATTTAGGAGCAAGGTAGTTTGGCCTGTATATTCTCCACACTTCAAGCACAGAGAGACCCTGTATGAGGGTTGTGTTAGAGAGAAATATACAATATAAAACCATTTGTATGTCTTAACCAAACATCTCTTTGTTTGTCTTGTTGAAATGCAAAACCTTTTATATGTTTCCTATATGTCACTTTCTAATATTTGATATAGAGCAAGCCTTTACTAAAACGGACTAAAATAATGATTTGCAGGTCATTTTGACTACCTTACTGAAGGTATATGTTAAGGGAGGCTTGTTTGACAAGTCTAGAGAATTATTAGCTGAACTGAAATCGTTGGGCTATGCTGAAGATGAGGTAAGAAAAACCTTTGAAATAAACAGCAAAAAGTTGTTTTGTGACTGAAACATTGTGAAATCATTTAATACATAGCATATTATCTATTCTTAACCGATGACAAAAAACAAATTGTTTCACATCATAAATTATATATCATTcttctaacattttttttctacgTCTTCTTTTCCAACTACCATTATTTACTTATCTCAATCCATATGCAGATGCCATACTGTATATTAATGGATGGCCTAGCTAAGGCAGGACAGATACATGAAGCCAAACTTATCTTTGATGAAATGATGAAAAACCATGTCAGATCAGGTAAGTTTTCTTCAATGAAATAATATGACATGATAAACATTCATATAAATATTTGGTTATTCTAAGCTATTGGCTAGTCCCGAGGATTTAAAGGAATCAAAATGGTATAAGTTCATTTGCCGTATATTACCTGACTTGACTTTTTCATGGTGATGCAATGAACTAGAAAGTATAATTCTCttttttctcactttttttGGCAGTccagtattattttttaaatttatttattctttatataCATATAACCTCTCTTGGATCTTAAGCTTTTAGTAAAGTTGATCCTTGGCATGGTCTCATTCGAATGCAATCACCTACCATGATTGCCTGCACTTATCACTCACGATAAGCTTTTGGGATAGTTGGTCTTTAACAGCTTCACATGTAATGAAAacgaataaaaaaaactaatagaaATGTGTTAACACTATCCTTCTTGTTGCTACACTTATTCCTATCATTCCATTTTTTGAAGTCCTGCAGGAATTtctgttcttagaattaatAATACATATTCATAAGTCTTAACTGAGCTCTGTTTTTCTTTATGCTATTAACCTTTAGTTATTGTAGCTTTCATACTTCTCATATTTTCAATTGGTAAtaatttgttgatttatttCCCACATGTGCAGATGGCTATGCTCATAGTATCATGATATCAGCATTATGTCGTTCCAAGCTTTTTCGGGAAGCAAAACAGTTAGCCAAGGATTTTGAAACCACCTCTAATAAATATGACATAGTTATACTGAATTCAATGCTCTGTGCTTTCTGTAGAGTAGGTGAAATGGAAAGTGTTATGGAAACTCTAAAAAAGATGGATGAACTGGCAATCAGTCCTAGCTACAATACCTTCCATATTCTAATAAAATACTTCTGTAGGGAAAAAATGTATCTATTAGCTTATCGAACCATGAAGGACATGCATAGTAAAGGCCATCAACCTGGAGAGGTATGGTGTTTTATCCAAGTACTAATATGGAGTCCCCTGTATTATTATTGAACTTGGTCTTCCTCGTTATGTTACTGAAAACTgtccttttaattttattatgtgtACTACGCATCTTTTTGGATCTTTGTAAGGGCAAGGCTGCTACCTTATTTCCTAAAGGTCACAGGTTTGAATCCTTGAAGCAGCCACTCTGCTAGTCGGGTTAAGGCTGTACGCAACTATCCTCCCTAGACCTCACTAGTTGGAAGCCTTGTGCTCTGGGTTTTCATTTATTGTTTGGACCCTGGTTAGGGATTTCTCATTTTTGTTGCCGAGAACCTGGTGTAGATTTCTGCTTTCTACAATTGTATATTTTGGTGCATTTTTTCGAGATTGAggtttttttcctttcttttacgaagatattgttattaattttttctaatCTACTAGTTAGCCTTACAGTTTTACCTGATGGAACAGCTGTGTTCCtgaagaaaaaatgaaataccTGTAAAGTAATGATAGGAAAAGGGAAAAGAGT
Proteins encoded in this region:
- the LOC137832875 gene encoding RNA demethylase ALKBH9B-like isoform X1, with amino-acid sequence MIYALSMEFLRSLKKDDILDLFSHDFCSKCQHLLHSRITTLRKRKLDETWSTDAGFEYSLDMPLNGSASNSQSLTGKQWDNPRNSSQRRDSATSVNKCLVGCKQSDFELLLNDGICEDSSFENGLSEEKKEKIRYSLVCCRKDFTFVEKVNGRRINVVQGLELHTEVFNALEQKKIVEWMYRLQWRGKEGKLKDRTYSEPRKWMRGKGRVTIQFGCCYNYAVDRSGNPPGIMRDEEVDPLPPVFKQIIKRMIRWNIVPSSCIPDSCIVNIYEEGDCIPPHIDHRDFVRPFYTVSFLSECKILFGSNLQIVSAGEFAGPVSISLPVGSVFVLKGHGADTAKHCIPSVSSKRISITFRKMKQSKLPYKFSPDPDLVGIKPLSFSSLNKSDKAQDEDRNLNIQQHKAESVESESDVVCNTKKASFRVK
- the LOC137832876 gene encoding pentatricopeptide repeat-containing protein At1g10910, chloroplastic isoform X2, giving the protein MPLFITLKIPTNSTTSLRFSLLLLVAYKLQTAFGEMNLFKWMQENNKLDVSSYSHYMRFMANNLDAAEMLQLYHSIQDESARKNILVCNSVLGCLIKKGKFDSGMKLFRQMQLDGLVPDPVTYSTLLAGCIKIENGYPKALELIQELQHSKLQMDGVIYGTILAVCASNGKWEEAEKYFNQMKDEGHSRNVYHYSSLLNAYSTCGNYKKADILFQDMKSEGLVPNKVILTTLLKVYVKGGLFDKSRELLAELKSLGYAEDEMPYCILMDGLAKAGQIHEAKLIFDEMMKNHVRSDGYAHSIMISALCRSKLFREAKQLAKDFETTSNKYDIVILNSMLCAFCRVGEMESVMETLKKMDELAISPSYNTFHILIKYFCREKMYLLAYRTMKDMHSKGHQPGEELCSTLISHLGQVNAYSEAFSVYNMLRYGKRTMCKSLHEKILYILLAGHLLKDAYVVVKDNAKYISRPPTKKFAIAFMKSGNINYINDVLKTLHDSGYKLDQDLFAMAVSRYLGEPEKKDLLLHLLQWMSGQGYMVDSSTRNLILKHSHLFGRQLIAEVLSKQQVQLKHKNLTT
- the LOC137832875 gene encoding RNA demethylase ALKBH9B-like isoform X2; the protein is MIYALSMEFLRSLKKDDILDLFSHDFCSKCQHLLHSRITTLRKRKLDETWSTDAGFEYSLDMPLNGSASNSQSLTGKQWDNPRNSSQRRDSATSVNKCLVGCKQSDFELLLNDGICEDSSFENGLSEEKKEKIRYSLVCCRKDFTFVEKVNGRRINVVQGLELHTEVFNALEQKKIVEWMYRLQWRGKEGKLKDRTYSEPRKWMRGKGRVTIQFGCCYNYAVDRSGNPPGIMRDEEVDPLPPVFKQIIKRMIRWNIVPSSCIPDSCIVNIYEEGDCIPPHIDHRDFVRPFYTVSFLSECKILFGSNLQIVSAGEFAGPVSISLPVGVCFERPWS
- the LOC137832876 gene encoding pentatricopeptide repeat-containing protein At1g10910, chloroplastic isoform X1 is translated as MELSSSFGMRFRHSAIPSPLAIPASASTAEPLSQTPPHRNSVKLRSSKPFPSARKSATLEIQRSSDLPSALARLGETLTVKDLNAALYHFKNSNKFNHISQLFKWMQENNKLDVSSYSHYMRFMANNLDAAEMLQLYHSIQDESARKNILVCNSVLGCLIKKGKFDSGMKLFRQMQLDGLVPDPVTYSTLLAGCIKIENGYPKALELIQELQHSKLQMDGVIYGTILAVCASNGKWEEAEKYFNQMKDEGHSRNVYHYSSLLNAYSTCGNYKKADILFQDMKSEGLVPNKVILTTLLKVYVKGGLFDKSRELLAELKSLGYAEDEMPYCILMDGLAKAGQIHEAKLIFDEMMKNHVRSDGYAHSIMISALCRSKLFREAKQLAKDFETTSNKYDIVILNSMLCAFCRVGEMESVMETLKKMDELAISPSYNTFHILIKYFCREKMYLLAYRTMKDMHSKGHQPGEELCSTLISHLGQVNAYSEAFSVYNMLRYGKRTMCKSLHEKILYILLAGHLLKDAYVVVKDNAKYISRPPTKKFAIAFMKSGNINYINDVLKTLHDSGYKLDQDLFAMAVSRYLGEPEKKDLLLHLLQWMSGQGYMVDSSTRNLILKHSHLFGRQLIAEVLSKQQVQLKHKNLTT